In Candidatus Manganitrophus morganii, the genomic window CGGCGAGGTGATTGCCGGGAATGTCGGCACGCTGCAGCGGCTCGCTTATACTGTGATCGGCAACAGCGTCAATATGGCGGCGAGAATCGAAAAGCTGAACAAGCGCTATCATACCCAAATCTTGATCTCTGCGAGCACCTACAAACGTCTTGAATCAATTCTTGATGCGATCCCCCTTCCCCCGACTCGGGTTCGTGGAAAATCCGAAGAGATTCAGGTCTATGTCGTTGTCGGATTCCGAACCGATTCCCTCTTTCGAAAAAACGTTGAATTCGGCACTGAACAGTACAAACTCATCTAGTTAAATGAGGTTTTGTTTGAGAGCGTTCTTCTTTTTTGTCCTCTTGGGGGCAACTCTGTTTACTTCTTGCGCTTATTTCTCTCCTAAAGAAACAGATTCGCAAGGGGTCGAGCAGGCTCCGAAGTCTCCGGGGTCTGCCGAGTCCGGGAAGGCAAATCCGCGCCTGGAAGCGGGCCAACAACTCTTAAAGCAAGGGAAGCATAAAGAGGCGATCGTCGAGTTCGAGGCGGTCCTCAGGGCCGATCCTTCCAGCCAACCTGCAGTCCTGGGTCTCAGATCGGCGCAGAAAAAATTGAAAGAAGAACGCGAAAAGACCGCCCGAAGTTTGATTCAGTTAAATGAGAACGGCCTCCAATTCTATCATCGAGAGGAGTACCTGAGGGCTGGTCTGGCCTGGAAGGAGGCGCTCGAGTTGTTCCGTTCCCAGAATGATCCAATGATGGAACAAGAGCTCCCATTTCGGATCGACGAGATCACCACGCATCTGGATCAACTGATCCGTATTCTTGTCGACAAAGGCATTCTTCTCTATCGTCAAGGGGAGCTGCAAGATGCCGTCTACGCCTGGCAGGATGTCTTGATTGTTGAACCTGAACATGCGGAAGCAAAGGACTATATTCATAAAGCCCGCGTCAAAATGGAAACCCTTGAGACATTCTCTTCCCCCCCTTCCTCGCCTTGACACCCTTCTTCCGACTTTTGTATATTAGAAATATGGAGGAAGGAAAACGGATGAACCCAAACGATGAAGAACCATTTGAAAATGAACGTCTTCAGGGGTTGGTGAAAGAGTTGACCGAGAAGATCAGCCATCTCTTTGCAGAGAATGATCAGATCAAGAAAATCCTTGAGAACATCGAAAAAGAGGGATACCAGGTCGATCTGGTGGTCGCATCCCTCAGTCGTCTCCTATCCGATCAAGATGAGGCTGAAATCGAGGGACTCGAAGATGAAGAGATCGAAGAGGTTCCCTACGAGTTGAACCCGTTCGACTATGCCTTTCTTCAGGCGATCAAGGTCAAGCCGTAACATTTCAAACAATAACTATTGACAATCTGCGCTTCCTTTGTTACTTTCTGCCTCATTGCCGAGATAGCTCAGTCGGTAGAGCAGAGGCCTGAAAAGCCTCGTGTCCGCAGTTCGATTCTGCGTCTCGGCACCAATTCTTTCAAGCACTGACAATTAGCTTCAACTCTCACCGACCTACCCTAATTTCCACCACTTACAATTTTATGACTTTCCAAGCCAGGGCGGCGAGTTCTCTGCCGCCCGGCGATTGGGGAGTCTTAAAAAGGGATATCCAGTACCGAACCTCGCCAAGCGATCTGCCTCAAAACCTCTAAACGATCCTCATGATCAGATCATGACCAGTCCGTTGTCGGTGGTCTCGGCCCACTGTCGACGACGAATGGAAACTTCCATAGGAATGACGCTCGATATTTTCGCTTGATAGTTCTCTCCCCCCCGCTTTATCATTAATAGAGAAGATGCAAAAGAGGTGACTATGCGAAAATTCGTCCTTCTGGTGGTGGCGCTGATCTCGGTCGGTTGTGGAGATGGAGGAGGCGGTGCAAGACTGGAGGGGGTCGGACCGGGTGAACCCCAAATAACGTCGTCCCCTCCTTCGGCTCCAACCCAAAATGCAAAGATTGAACTCAAAGGCGAGATTAATCGAAAACTCAATTCACTTGGAAACTTGCATTATCTTGGAGAGCTGATCAACAAAGGCGAGGATCCGGCGTGCCTGGTCAAAATCGTCATCAACTCGGAAAATGCCTCCGGTGAATTGATCGATTCCAAATTTACCTACGTTCATGGATCAACCCTTTCGATCCATTCTGCTGAAACCGATTCCTGTTTGGGACCTGGCGAGGTCGGCGGGTTTCAGATTAACACATCTCTCGAATCGATTCCCGCATCGGCTTCTGTCGTCATTAGTTGGGATGTCGATACGGCGTCGGTCCCAAGGGTCCCTTCTTCACAGGTCATGCTCGTCGGATCTGTCACTGAAGCGATCGACTTTTTTGGTGAGGTGACCCTTCGGGGGCTGATTAAGAATGACTCGGTTTACCCGTTAATCTCCGTTAAAATAAGCTTTGTCGCGATAAAGGACGGGCTTGTGGTAGGAACGTATTTCGCCTCTGTAAAGGGTTCAAGCTGCGACGCGACCAACACGTGTCTCTTGCCTGAGGGATCTGGACTGTTCGAAGCCGGCTTGAATCTGCCGCCGTCCGAGTTGGACAGCTATTATTATAAAATAAATTATAGTATCGCTGAATAAATGAGGGGGCACTGAACTGAGGAAGACGTTTTCTGAAGATGAAATCTTCGTTTGGGGTAATTAGGATTACTTATCTTTCGGATCTGTCGGAGGTTTACAGGCAATGGCTGCAACGAAAAGAACAAATATTCCCGCCAGCGCCAGCACTAAATTTCCCATCAATGCACCCCCTGCCGTTGTCTATTTGCCTTGGAAACGTATGCGCAACGCATGATCCGCTTTCGCTCACGATGTGATCAGCGGTGATACGCATTTTTCATTTAAAGATTCCCCGCGGCGGGGAGCTTCAACCCTTGTCTGCTACCTTATCTCAGAAGGTCTGATCATATCAATCAAAAAAGATGTCTTTACAAAGCCGAATGGATACTTGTAATAGTTTACCATTTCATATAAAATGTTTTACTATATAGCACGTTCTTCCCCACCTTTTTACTTCCTTGAAAGGAGAATTTATGTTCAGGAGAGTGACTATCTTCGCTCTGGTAATTTTGCTGCTTCCAGGAATGACCGTCCTGGCTGCGCCAAAAGACAGCCCTGATGCCGGGATAAAGCTACTGGAGGATTTCCAGAATATATTCATCACCCTTGCCGATCGAGTGAAACCGACGGTGGTGAATATTGCTCCTCAAACAGGGGCCCCTCCCGCTCGTCCTGATGAAGGGCCTCGGGAATCGCCGCGTGAAAGAGCGCCGGAAGCTCCTCCCGGCTCTGGATCGGGTGTGATTGTCGATAAACGGGGATTTATCGTAACAAATAATCATGTCGTGGGGGATGCAGACGAAGTCGAGGTCCGGCTCTCCGATAAGACCAAGTTTACCGGGAAGGTGGTCGGAAAAGATCCCGATACCGATCTTGCGTTGGTCAAGATCGAAGCGACAAAAGATCTCCCCTTTGCCACGCTGGGTGACTCCACCAAAATCAAGGTGGGACAATGGGTGATTGCCGTCGGAAATCCCTTTGGGTTGGATCGAACAGTGACGGTCGGCGTGGTGAGCGCCCTCGGAAGAGAAAATGTCAACCTCTCCCGATATGAGGATTTCATCCAGACCGACGCCTCGATTAATCCGGGCAACTCGGGCGGACCGTTGTTCAATATCCGCGGCGAGGTCATCGGAATCAACACCGCCATCATCAACTTCGCCCAGGGAATCGGATTTGCCATTCCCTCCAACATGGTCCAATCGATTACAGAGCAGTTGATGGACAAGGGAAAGGTGACGCGCGGCTGGTTGGGCGTCGGGATCCAACCCCTCACCCCGGAGTTGGCGAGCAAGTTCGGCGTGAAAGAGAACGAAGGGGTTCTGGTGAATGAAGTTTTCGACGGAGACCCGGCGAGCAGGGCGGGAATTCTGCCGGGCGATATCATCCTCAGGGTCGAAAATTTGCCGGTCGATACCCCCAATTCGTTGGCGCGCGTGATCGCCGGATTAATCCCGGGGAGAAAAGCCAACATCGAGATCATGCGGGACGGAAAGAAGAAAATCGTCACGATCGAGTTGATCGAGCGAAAAGACGAGGCGGTTACGGCGGCCATTCCGAGGCGGCCCGAAGTCTTTCTTGGATTGAATGTTCAAGACCTTACCCCGGAAATCGCCGAGCGTTTTAAGCTTAAAGAAGAAAAAGGGGTCATCGTCACGAAGGTCGAGCCCGGAAGCGCCGCGGAGGCGGAAGGTCTGAAGGAAGGGGACCTGATCAAGGAAGTGAATCGCGAGAAGGTCGACAGCACCGACGAGTTCAAGAAAATCATGGAAAAGACCAAAAAGACGGAAGCGGTTCTCCTTCGAATCAGCCGGGAGAATCGGGCATTCTTTATTGTCTTAAAGCCGAGCGAGAAATAACAAGCGCACCTTTCAACGAAAACGGCCCTCCCCTTTTGGGAGGGCCGTTTTCGTTTCCCTTTCTTACTTTATTATCGAAGAGCGGCTTGGGTCTACTGATCGACGGAGGGAGCAGGTGACGCGCGGTCCGATTTTCTCCGGTTGAATTCGGTTAAATTGACCGGTAGATGGATGGTCATGGTCGTTCCTTTGCCGAGTTCCGAATGGACATCGATGCTGCCGCGGTGTTCTTCAATAATATGATGGCACATCATCAATCCGAGGCCGGTTCCTTCATTTTGTTTTGTCGTGAAGAAAGGATTGAATAGCTTTTGAATGTTTTCTTCGGCGATGCCGACACCGGTGTCTTCAACGGCCACATGGAAGAAGGCGTGGTCTTTTTTATCGAAGTCGGCGGATGTTTTTACCCGAATGTAGCCCTCATGGGTCGCCTGGATGGCATTCAGAAGGATATTTAAAAACACCTGCCGTATCTTTTCCCGATCAACATAACAGAGAGGAAGATCGGGCTCGAAGTCTTGCCGAATCGTCAGCCCTTTCTTTTTTGCTTCATTATCAATAAAGGTGATGGTTTCATAAAGAAGATCGTTGATATTCACCCCGTTTAATTTCAGCCCCTCTTCTTCGGGGGTTTTCGAATAGTGAAGAAGCTGACTGATCAGCATCTGAATCCGATGGGTTTCGCCCAGTGCGACGGCATAAAATTTATCCCAAAACTCCTCGTCTTTCACCTCTTCGTCATATTTTTTAGGAATCATCTGAAGAAAGGTATTAATCGCGACCAAGGGGTTGTTGATTTCGTGCGCCATGCCGGCCGCCAGAATCCCGATCGCCGTCAGCCGATTGGCTTGAGCCATTTTTTTGAATGTTTCTATTTTTTCGGCATAAAGGCGGTCCCGCTCTTTCACCAAGTAGTAGCGCTCGATCCCCTGCTTTAGGGTTTGTTTTAATTCTTCTTCGTTGTAGGGCTTGGTGATGTATCGATATACTTTTCCGCGGTTGATTGCGTCGATCACCAATTCTATCTCGGTATAAGCGGTGATCAGCATCCGAATGAGGTTGGGCCTCTTCACCGAAATACGCCGGAGCAATTCAATGCCGGTCATATCCGGCATGCGTTGGTCCGAAACGATCAACGCCAACTCGGGATGCCTTTCGATGAGCTCGAGCGCAGCTTCCCCGCTTCCGGCCGTATGGATCGTAAATTCTTTTTTGAAAAGATTTTTGAAGGTGACGAGGGCCATCTCTTCGTCGTCAACAAAGAGAATCGGATAGTCTTTATATCGGAGCGCTTCCGGCATAGAGCCCTTTCCCCGCTTTTTCCGTCGGGACGCCGGGTTGCGTCAGCGGAAGAGAAATGACGACCTCCGTTCCCGAACCGACTTTGCTCTTCACGTCGATCTTTCCGTGGTGGTTTTCGATAATCTTGTAGGTGATGGTCATCCCCAGCCCCGTTCCCTTGCCCACCTCCTTGGTGGTAAAAAACGGATCAAAGATATGGATAAGGTCCTTCTCGGAAATACCCGAGCCGGTATCCCGGACGGAGATCCGAACGCGGTCCCCTTCCTGCTCCGTTTTGATGTACACCTCTCCTTGATCGGGAATCGACTGAACCGCGTTCTGAAGGACATTCATGAAGGCCTGGTTGATTTGTCCAGGAATCGCCTCAACGGATGGTACTTTTCCATATTCCCGTCGGATCGTAATTCGATGGGCGATCTCGTGTTGAAAGAGTTGAAGGGTTGATTCAAGCCCCTCGTGAAGATCGAAGGGCTTCAGAACCTCTTCATCTTTTCTTACAAAGGTTTTTAGGCTTTTAATGATATTCTCGGTGCGGTCGAGCCCGTTTTTGATCACTTGAACGGAGATGTCGATATCCTCGAACAGCTCTGTTCTTTCAGCGGGATTCAGTCGATCCGCAACCTTGATCTGTTCCAACGAGCGCCGGACAATGGCAAGACTCCCCTTGGCGAAGCTGATCGGGTTGTTGATTTCATGGGCCACCCCTGCGACCAACAGGCCCAAGGCCGCCATTTTCTCCGATTGAACCAGCTGGCTTTGCGTTTCCTTGAGCTCTCGCAGCGTCTCTTCCAATTGATGATTCCGAATCTGGATCTCACGCTCTAATTTTCTGAGATTGATCAGAGAACGAACGCGGGCGCGCAATTCTTGCGAGTTGAAAGGCTTCGTGAGATAGTCGTCCGCGCCGTGTTCCAATCCTTCGATCTTTGTCGTAATGCCGGTTTTCGCCGTGAGAAGAATGATTGGAATGTGGCAGGTGCGCGGCTCTTCTTTGATTTCACGGCAAAGCTGATAGCCGTCTTTATACGGCATCATCACATCCGAGATCACCAGGTCGGGAACCTCGGACATTGCCCGCTCGACCCCCTCTCTTCCATCTTTAGCGAAGAGAAGTTGATATTCGTCCTTTAATTGCGATGCGATATAACTGAGCATGTTCGGGTTATCTTCGACCAGGAGGAGGCGATGCCGGCTGTCGGTACGGCTTGTCTCTTCCGGAAGAGGGGCCGCCTCCCTTACGATGTCTGCCGTGACATAATCCGCCTGGGTTTCGAGAGATTTGGTCCAATCTTCTTCTCTCCTCTTTTCCGGGACGGGAACGATCTCGGTTCGGCGGTCCAAGGCCCCGGGGACATCTTCCAACCGGGTATAGATGGGGATGGTAAACAAAAAAGTCGTCCCCCTCCCCTCTTCGCTTTCCGCCCAAATTTTTCCATGATGAAGCTCGACCAGCTCCCGAGAGAGCGCCAGGCCGATGCCGGTTCCTTCATATTTTCGGCTGGCGGAGCTGTCCGCTTGGGAGAATCTGCTGAAGAGCTTCGGCATATGTTCTTTCGGTATCCCGATTCCGCTGTCGGCCACCTTGACAAGCACATCGTTTTCCTGCCGTGAACAGGAAACGGTGATCTCCCCTTTGTCAGTGAACTTCAGCGCATTAAATACGAGGTTGAGAATGACCTTCTCGATCTTATCGGCGTCAAAGAAGAATTCAGGAATCGTTTCTTCAGACGTAAATCGAAGGTCCAACGATTTTTTCTCCGCCATCGGGCTGACGGAGAAGACGACGTCGTTGACATACTTGGCAAAATCGGCTCGATTGTAATAAAGCTCCATCTTGCCGGCGTCCACCTTCGCCAGATCCAGCAGGTTATTGATCAACTTTAATAAGCGCAAGGAGTTCGTTTGCATGATGGTGAGATATTTTTCCTGATCTTTCGTGAGCTTTCCTAAATTTCGGCTGAGCATCATTTCGGTGGGGGCAAGAATCAGCGTAATCGGCGTCCGCAATTCATGGCTGATATTGGCGAAAAACTTTGATTTGATTTGATCGAGCTCTTGAAGTTTCTGGTAGGATTCCTCGAGCTGGTGCTTGCTTTCCGCTAATTCCCGGGTCCGTTCATCTACTTTATGTTCCAGCTCGCCCGCCCATTGTCGAAGCTCCTCCGACATCTTGCTGACGTCGTCATAGAGAAGGGAGTTGCTCAGGGCGATCGACGCTTCGGCGCGGAGGTTTGAAAGAAAATCGAGATCCATGTTGGAGAAAGATTTAAGATTATCTTTTTCTCCGATGTTGACGATACCGATGAGCTTTCCGTCATGAATAAGAGGAAGAGCGACTTTCGCATCAAAGGTTTTGAAGTATGATTTTGCTATTTGACGTATCGGTTCAAGTTTGGGATCGAGTTCTATTTCTTCCAATTCTACAACTTGATCTTCTTCTTTCATCCAAGAAAGAAAAGGGTGATCCGGGGTAATCTGCCCATGACCGGGAGTTATTTCCCCTCTTACCACTTTGAATTTCTGCTCTTTATCGTTCCACAGAACCAGTATAATTCTTGAAACGTAAAGTGCTCCCTGAATGGTTGTGGCTAATTTGGTGATTAAGTCATCCAAATTTTTAAGTGCTGCGAGCTCTTTGACCATTCCCTGTAGAATCTTCTGCATATCATATTGGCGACGCTGAAAAAGATGATCGATACGCGGCTGAATAAATTTGGTGTAAGGGATTAAAAAGGCGACACCAAATGAGATAAGGAATGCAAATTTTGAAGTAGATAAGGATGTTAAATAGTCTTTTGTAAAATACAGACCGCTGATAAGCGGTAATAGAATGATTGACGACATCGCCAACCAGCTTAATGTCTTATGAAATACTGTACGTATATCTAAAAACCGATATTGAATAATCGTATAAGCAACAATAACAGTATATACAGCAACAAAATAAATTCCATACGGAAACAATGGCAAATTAAAAACAGGAAAGAAGGCTGTAGAGCCTCCACAAAATCCAATGGTAACACCAATGAAGAGTAACTTGAGCTGGTTATGAATTTGACCCGTGGTGTTCTTGTATGCATTAAAAAGTAATTTATGAGAATAAGTGACTAAAGTTATAAAAAAGATGACAAAGAGAAAATAAAAGGTGCCCGGTTTTGTATAATAATTAAAAGGTGCGAGGGGAGCAGGATAAGCCAATAAGTTGCTTAAATTAATAATCTCTAAGAGCCCGGCGGCTGAGTAAGAAATAAATAGAATTTCCTTACGGACCTGATTAATCAACCTGAAAACAAAATCCATAAAAAAAGGGCCGATTAAGATGGCGCCAAAATAGTGTATCCGGATCCATAATTGAGCGGATTCGATATTTGTTGAGGAGGTCATCATCCCGAGTCCCAAACTCCAGATGGCGACGCTTAGACAAAAAAGGGCCCATGCTCTATTAAGGGGTGCTTTCCAATTTTTTAGATAGACAAATAGGCCGATTAGAAAGCTAACGGTGGCGGTTCCGATGCAAGAAATGTCAAAAGAGGTCATTTAATGGGCCTTTTCTGTTTTCTGCCGTATGTCCTGTGAGCATTTACAAATTTACCATTCGCGACATTGGCACAAACAGCAAGCTCTCCTGCCAGTGATGTGGCGGCCGCGATTTCTGAAAATTTTTCCACCTTTCCATTTCCGTAACAGTCAATGAGTTCGAGACATTCTCTCTGGCTTGCCAACTCCGCTCCACCACCCACAGTTCCAACGAAGAGGTTAGGCAATTTAAGGCTTAAATATAAGTCTCCTCCATCCGTTTCCTCAAAGTTGCTTACTCCAACGTGAGAATCGACGACGTTTGCCACATCTTGTCCGCACGCAATAAAAAGAGCCGTTAAACCATTTGCAACATGTCCATTCATCCCTATCATTCCGGCATTGACACTTGATAACATTGCGGTATGAAAGTAGGTTGTGATATCCTTTGGAGTGATTTCGAAAATTCTTTTAACAATCTTATTCGGTACGATCGCCTCACAAATAACACTTTTTCCGATGCCAAATGAAAAGTTGTGTGCAGAAATCTTCTTGATAGATGAAAAGTTTGAACGCATGTAGAAGCGCTTAGGCTTTACAATTGGCACAATAAATTTACATGCGGCTTCTGTCGCAAAATTAATCATATTTAAGCCCATTGCATCGCCGGTCGAATA contains:
- a CDS encoding ATP-binding protein encodes the protein MDLDFLSNLRAEASIALSNSLLYDDVSKMSEELRQWAGELEHKVDERTRELAESKHQLEESYQKLQELDQIKSKFFANISHELRTPITLILAPTEMMLSRNLGKLTKDQEKYLTIMQTNSLRLLKLINNLLDLAKVDAGKMELYYNRADFAKYVNDVVFSVSPMAEKKSLDLRFTSEETIPEFFFDADKIEKVILNLVFNALKFTDKGEITVSCSRQENDVLVKVADSGIGIPKEHMPKLFSRFSQADSSASRKYEGTGIGLALSRELVELHHGKIWAESEEGRGTTFLFTIPIYTRLEDVPGALDRRTEIVPVPEKRREEDWTKSLETQADYVTADIVREAAPLPEETSRTDSRHRLLLVEDNPNMLSYIASQLKDEYQLLFAKDGREGVERAMSEVPDLVISDVMMPYKDGYQLCREIKEEPRTCHIPIILLTAKTGITTKIEGLEHGADDYLTKPFNSQELRARVRSLINLRKLEREIQIRNHQLEETLRELKETQSQLVQSEKMAALGLLVAGVAHEINNPISFAKGSLAIVRRSLEQIKVADRLNPAERTELFEDIDISVQVIKNGLDRTENIIKSLKTFVRKDEEVLKPFDLHEGLESTLQLFQHEIAHRITIRREYGKVPSVEAIPGQINQAFMNVLQNAVQSIPDQGEVYIKTEQEGDRVRISVRDTGSGISEKDLIHIFDPFFTTKEVGKGTGLGMTITYKIIENHHGKIDVKSKVGSGTEVVISLPLTQPGVPTEKAGKGLYAGSAPI
- a CDS encoding DegQ family serine endoprotease, whose amino-acid sequence is MFRRVTIFALVILLLPGMTVLAAPKDSPDAGIKLLEDFQNIFITLADRVKPTVVNIAPQTGAPPARPDEGPRESPRERAPEAPPGSGSGVIVDKRGFIVTNNHVVGDADEVEVRLSDKTKFTGKVVGKDPDTDLALVKIEATKDLPFATLGDSTKIKVGQWVIAVGNPFGLDRTVTVGVVSALGRENVNLSRYEDFIQTDASINPGNSGGPLFNIRGEVIGINTAIINFAQGIGFAIPSNMVQSITEQLMDKGKVTRGWLGVGIQPLTPELASKFGVKENEGVLVNEVFDGDPASRAGILPGDIILRVENLPVDTPNSLARVIAGLIPGRKANIEIMRDGKKKIVTIELIERKDEAVTAAIPRRPEVFLGLNVQDLTPEIAERFKLKEEKGVIVTKVEPGSAAEAEGLKEGDLIKEVNREKVDSTDEFKKIMEKTKKTEAVLLRISRENRAFFIVLKPSEK
- a CDS encoding ATP-binding protein — protein: MPEALRYKDYPILFVDDEEMALVTFKNLFKKEFTIHTAGSGEAALELIERHPELALIVSDQRMPDMTGIELLRRISVKRPNLIRMLITAYTEIELVIDAINRGKVYRYITKPYNEEELKQTLKQGIERYYLVKERDRLYAEKIETFKKMAQANRLTAIGILAAGMAHEINNPLVAINTFLQMIPKKYDEEVKDEEFWDKFYAVALGETHRIQMLISQLLHYSKTPEEEGLKLNGVNINDLLYETITFIDNEAKKKGLTIRQDFEPDLPLCYVDREKIRQVFLNILLNAIQATHEGYIRVKTSADFDKKDHAFFHVAVEDTGVGIAEENIQKLFNPFFTTKQNEGTGLGLMMCHHIIEEHRGSIDVHSELGKGTTMTIHLPVNLTEFNRRKSDRASPAPSVDQ